The DNA window CAGCACCGCATGAGCGAACGCACCGAGCGAAGCGAGGGCCGGGAGCGCATGCCAAGGCCAGCACCGCATGAGCGAACGCACCGAGCGAAGCGAGGGCCGGGAGCGCATGCCAAGGCCAGCACCGCATGAGCGAACGCACCGAGCGAAGCGAGGGCCGGGAGCGCATGCCAAGGCCAGCACCGCATGAGCGAACGCACCGAGCGAAGCGAGGCCGGGAGCGCATGCCGGATCAACTGAGCGGGCCGGCTCAGGAGCCGGCCAACCGGGCGGCCAGGGCGCGGCCCAGGTCGTGGCCGGAACGCCAGGCGCTCTGCACCCGGGGTCGGCCGTAGGCGTCGCCGGCCAGCCCGATCCCGTCGCGGTCCAGGTGGTAGGTGCCGCCCTCGCCGACCGCCGCCGGTCGGGCGTACGTCCAGCGGTGCACGTGGGTCGACGCGGCCGGCTCGCCCAGGCCGAGCAGGTCCCGGACGGCCTGCTCGATCGCCGCCCGGGCGCCGGTGGGTTGCAGCAGGTGCCCGGCGGCGAACTGCGGGGTGGTGTGCGCGACGAGCACCGGGGCGCCGTCGCCGCGGCGGTCGCCGTCGTCGCAGACCAGGCTCAGCACCGGGTGGTCGTTGACGAACGCGCCCCGGAAGTCGGGCCAGCGGCGCGACGGGAAGCGCAGTACCGCGGACAGCGTGGAGGACCAGCGTTGGGCGGCCACCGCGCGGGTCGCCTCGGCCAGCGCCGGATCCAGCAGCAGGGCGGCCTGCGGGCCGGGCATGGCGAGCACCACCGCCTCGGCCGTCCGCCCGTCGGCCCGGGGCCCCGGCTCGACGGTCATGACCAACCGGTCGTGCGTCACCGGCACGCCCGCGGCCAGGTGCTCGACGAGTGAGCGCAGCCCGCGCGGGGCGGCCCAGCGCATCGGCCCGCTGACCTGTTCCCGCCCCCGCGGCCCGTACGCGACGAGTGTGTCGGTCCATTCCCGGGCCAGCCCGGCGGCCTGCCAGTCCGCCACGACGGCGGCGAAGTCCGGGTCGTCCACGGTGAAGTAGGCGGCGCCCAGGTCGGCGGGGCGACCGTCGAAGCGCTTGCTGGCCATCCGTCCGCCGGTCACCCGGGCGCGCTCGCGCACCTCGACCGGGATGCCGGCCCGGACCAGCTCGGTCGCGCACGCCACCCCGGCGATGCCCGCGCCGACCACCACCACACCCGCCCGGTCCGCCGTCATCGCTCGATCGTAGGTGCCGGTCGGCATGAACCCGGCGGCGCGGGGGTACTGGCACACCTGTTCGAGGAGAGGTGATCAGCATGGCCGACCGCGCCAACGACAACCGCAACGTGAACCCGGACGCCGCCGTCAAGGATCCGGACGACTGGGTGACCGGCGACGAGCCGCCGACCGCGGCGCAGGAGTCCTACCTGCACACGCTGGCCCAGGAGGCGGGTGAGCCGGTGCCGGACGGGTTGACCAAGGCGGAGGCGTCCCGGCGCATCGACGAGTTGCAGGCCGAAACCGGCCGGGGACGCTGAACGCCCCGTCAGCGCGGGGGCAGGCGGTGCAGCTCGACCCGGTCGAGCCGCCCCGCCGCCACCCGGGCGGTCAGGTAGGTCGCGTGCGGCTGGGCCCGCCGGTCGGTGGGCGAACCGGGGTTGAGCAGTCGCAGCCCGCCGGCCGCGACGCTGTCCCACGGGATGTGCGAGTGCCCGAAGACGAGCAGGTCACGGTCGCCGTACGCGGCGGCGCAGCGTTCCTCGCGGCGCGTCTTCGGACCGGTCTCGTGCACCACCGCCACCCGCAGCCCGGCCAGGTCGACCCGGGCCACCTCGGGCAGTCGGGCACGCAGGGCCGGCCCGTCGTTGTTGCCGTACACCCCGACCAGCCGGCGCGACCGCGCCTCCAGCGCGTCCAGCAGCGCCTCGTCGACCCAGTCGCCGGCGTGCAGCACCACGTCGGCGGCCTCCACCGCGGCCCACAGCGGCGGCGGCAGGTCCCGGGCCCGCTTCGGCACGTGGGTGTCCGCCATGATGACCAGCTCCACCGCGCCATCCTCCCGCACCCGGCACGGCGGCGCCGCTCAGGCGCCCTGACCCTGGTTCTGCATCAGGCCGCCGTCCATGAAGTAGGTCGACCCGGTCACGTAGTCGGCGTCCGCGCTGGCCAGGAAGACGGCGAGCTTGGCGATCTCGGCCGGCTCCGCGGCCCGCTTCCACGGGATGCTCTGCACCTGCTCGTGGAGGTAGTCAGGGTTGTCGATCGCCTCCTGGTTGAACGGGGTGAGCACCATGCCCGGGCCGATGTTGTTCACGTTCATCCGCATCGGGGCGACCTCCAGGGCGAGGCTCTTGGCCAGCTCCAGCATGCCGCCCTTGCTGGAGTCGTAGTCGGCGCCGCCGGCGCGGGCCACCTCCTGATGGATCGACGTGATGTTGATGATCTTGCCGCCGCCCCCGGCGTCGCGGCGGTGCCGGACGAACCGCCGGCAGCAGAAGAACATGCCGTAGAGGTTGGTCCGGATGCACCGGTCCCAGGTCTCGGTGTCCAGGTCGGCGACCGGGATGCCGGAGGCGTCCACCCCGGCGTCGTTCATCAGCACGTCCAGCCGGTCGAACTCGGCCAGCGCCTCGTCGAACATCGCCTCCACCTGGTGCTCGACGCTGATGTCGCCCTGCACCACCACGGCCCGCGAGCCGGCCGCCTCGATCTCGGCCCGGGTGTGGTTCGCCCCGGCGTGGTCGTGCAGGTAGTGCACCACCACGTCGGCGCCCTCCCGGCCGAACTCGATGGCGGTCGCCTGGCCGATACCCGAGTCCGAGCCGGTGATCAGGGCGGTCTTGCCCGCCAGTCGTCCGGTCATCCGGTTGCTCCCTCCGTGCGGGCCGCGCCGGTCGGCACGGCCGGTCGGTCGGTCGTGCGCGAACCGCGCGGCGGCGTCGGTGATCCGGCCGGCGGTGTTGATCAGCCCGATGTGCGAGAACGCCTGCGGGAAATTGCCCAACTGCTCGCCGGTGACCTGGTCGATCTGCTCGGCATAGAGGCCCAGGTCGTTGGTGCGGGCGGCGAGCTGCTCGAACAGCCGCCGGGCCCGGTCCAGCTCGCCCGCCTCGGCCAGACAGCCGGCCAGCCAGAACGAGCAGATCACGAAGCCGGCCGGGTCGTCGTCCCAGCGCCGCAGCAGCCCGTCGCGGGACAGCTCCCGCTCGACCACCTCCATGGTGGCGCGCATCCGCGGGTCGTCGGCCGGCAGGAAGCCGACCAGCGGCATGGCCAGCACCGAGGCGTCCAGGTCGTCGGAGTCGAACGCCCCGGTGTACGCGCCGACGCGCTCGTTCCAGCCCCGGCTGAGCACCGCCGCCCGGATCTCGTCGCGGGCGGCCGCCCAGCGGGCCACGTCGGCCGGTTCTCCGATCCGCGGCCCGAAGCGCACCGCCCGGTCCAGCGCGGTCCAGCACTGCACCTTCGACGACACGTAGTGCCGCTCGGCGTCGCGCGCCTCCCACATCCCGGAGTCCGGCTTGCGCCAGTCGCGCATCGCCTGGTCGGCGAGCGTGCCCAGCAGGTGGCGCACCTCCGGTGACATCGGGTCCAGGTAGTGCCGCATCAACCAGGCTGCGTCGAGCACCTCGCCCAGCACGTCGTTCTGCCGCTGCCGCCAGGCGTCGTTGCCGACGAGCACCGGCCGGCTGCCGGCGTACCCGGCGAGGTGGTCGAGGTCGTGCTCGGTCAGGTCCCGCTCCCCCTCCACGCCGTACATGATCGGGGCGGGCGCGTCGCCGAGCCGGCCCATCGCCCGGGCCACCCAGGTGAACTGCCGGTCCGCCTCGTCCGGGCAGGCGGCCCGCCAGAGCGCCTGCAGGGTCAGGCTGAAGTCGCGCAGCCAGACGAACCGGTAGTCGTAGTTGCGGTCCCCGCCGAGCTGTTCCGGCAGCGCGGTGGTGGCCGCCGCGACGACCGCGCCGCTCGGCCCGTAGGTCATCCCCTGCACCACCAGCGCGCTGCGCCGGACCAGGTCGCGGTACTCACCCCGGTATTCGTGCAGGTCCGCCCAGGAGCGCCAGCCGGCGACCGCGCCGGCCACCACGTCGGCGGCGTCGGGCAGCACCGGCGCGCCGCCGGCGTACGTCGGGGCGTACCCGAGGGTGAAGTGGTGGGCGCTGCCGGCGCGGGCGGTGAACCGCCCCGCGGCGGCGCCGTCGGCGAACGTCAGCGCGACGTCGCTGCGCAGCTCCAGCCGGCACGCGCCGGCGGTGGCGCCGACCACCCCGTCCTGTTCGGTGAGGTAGGCGCCGACCCGCCCGTACTCGAAGCGGGGGGCGTAGTGCACCCGCATCGGCACCTCGCCGTCGAGGCCCTCGACCACCCGGGCCAGCACCCGGGGCGAGCGCAGGCCGATGTCGTGGCCGCGCGCGCCGGGCTCCAACGCCAGCGCGTCGGTGACGGTCACCGTCCCGGTCGCGGTGGTGAAGACGGTCCGCAGCACCAGCGTCTCGTCCAGGTAGGACCGGGTGCTGGTGAACTCCCCCTCGGGGTGGATCGCCCAGTGCCCGGCGTCGTCGTCGAGCAGCCGCCCGAAGACCGACGGCCCGTCGAACCGGGCCGGGCACCACCAGTTCACCGCGCCGGCGGTGTCCACCAGGGCGGCGCTGCGCCCGTCGGCGAGGAAGCCGTGCTCGCTGATCCGTCCGGTCCGCACGGTGGTGGCTACCCGGCCAGGGCGTCGCCATGCCTGGCCGGATCGGCGTCGGCCGCCGCGTTACCGCTCGCCGGCGGCGGGAACGCGGCGGGTTGACGAAGGAGGATGCTCATGACCAGACCCTCGACTCCGACCGCGGCCTGGCGACCCGGGATGCCGGGCAGCGACAACCTCCCGTCCGGCCCAAGCGGTCGCCCGATGCCGCCGAGCGGGGACGGGCACGGGCCGCAGGCCGGCTCGCCGACCGTCACGATCGGCTCGTACCCGGACTATCCGTCCGCCCAGCGCGTGGTGGACTATCTGGCCGACAACCGGTTCCCGGTGGAACGGACGTCCATCATCGGCACCGACCTGACCCTGGTGGAGACCGTGATGGGGCGGCTCACCACCGGCCGGGCCGCGCTGCTGGGTGCCGGCACCGGCGCCTGGTTCGGCCTGTTCATCGGGTTGCTCTTCGGGATCTTCACCGCCGGCAACTGGCTCGCGGTGATCCTGGTCGGCCTGGTGATCGGTGCGATCTGGGGCGCCGTGTTCGGCGCGGTCGCACACGCCATGAGCGGCGGGCAACGCGACTTCACCTCGGCCAGCTCGTTGCGGGCCGGCCAGTACGCGGTCACCGTGGACGCGGAACTGGCGGAACAGGCCCGGCAGATGCTGGGCCGGATGCACCTGACGCCCACCGGTGCCACCGCCCGCTGAGGCGGCCGGCACCGACACGAGGGAGGGTTCCGCCCGGGGCCCTCCCTTCCGTGTCAGTCGTGCCAGGCCCGCTCGCCGGCGCGCAACGGCACGTCCACCCGGTTCTCCGGCGGGGCGAGCGGGCAGGCCCACCGGTCGTCGTAGGCGCAACTGGGGTTGTAGAGGTAGTTGGCGTCCAGCCGGACCCGGTTCCCGGGCAGCACGGTCAGGCCCCGCCCGAACGTGCCCTTCACCGTGTCGGTGAGGTAGCGACCCCCGCCGTACGACCCGTCCCCGCAGCTCGCGTCGCGCAGCGGCACGAACAGCCCGCCGCCGTACGCGTCGATCCACCAGAGGGTGAGCGGCCCCCAGGGCGTCTCGGCGACCGCCACCCGGCGGTAGTCGACCACCCCGTCCGGGCCGCCGGTGTCGATGCTCAGCCCACCCGAGGCGGGCCGCAGCGGCGCCTCGACCACGGCCGCCGGGTCGGGCGGATACCAGCGCAGCCCGGTGAACCCGGCCCGCTCGGCGGCCGGCACCGGACTGCTCGGGTGGCTGCCGAACAGCGCGTCCCGGGCCGTGCGGAACCCACCCAGGTCGAGGTCGGACAGGTAGAGCCCGGCCACCCGCTCCCGCCAGTCCACCACGTCGAGATCGTCCACCCCCCGACCCTACCCACTCGCTCTTCCCCACCGCCCCACCTCGTCGATCTTGCGGTTTCGGCCCCACCGACGTCGGCTTCGTCCTGTTGCGCCCAGGCCGAAACCGCAAGATCGATGCCGGGGGTGGGGGGTTACGGGTCGGTGGTCAGGCGGGCGTGTAGGTGTTCGTCGTGTCGGTGGCCGTCGCCGTAGACGTGCGACTCGCGCAGGGTGCCCTCCAAGGCATAGCCGGCGCGCTCGGCGACGCGGCACGAGGCAGGGTTGGCCACCGCGTGGCACAGCTCGATGCGGTGCAGCCCGTGCTCGCGGAAGCCCCAGGCGGTGAGCACGGTCACCGCCCGGAGCGCGACACCCCGGCCGCGCGCCTCGGCCGCCGTCCAGTAGCCGATCGACGCGTTGCCGCCGCGGATCTCGTTCAGCGACACCGCGCCCAACAGCGCTCCGGCGTCATCGGTCACCGCCAGCGACAGGCGGGTGCCTGAGCTCCGGTCGGCGCGCCACCGCACCCAGTCCAGGGCCCTCGCCAGATCGGTGACACCCTGGCCGTTCCACCTGTCGATCGCGGGATCGGCGAGCGCGGCCAGCACGGCGGGGGCGTCGTCGTCATGCCAGGCGCGCAGTCGGAGACCCGGCGCGGTGAGCTTCACCTCGTCCATCCGACGGATGATGGCACGCCGCTCCGACGCATCGCGACCAGCCTTTCGCTTCAGATTTCAACGAGGCGTCTTGGCGCTCGGTCTCAAGCTTGAGTCTCGGCAGGCAGGGAGACTTGTTTAAATTTTAATTAGTGCTACTCTTCGGGGCATGACGGAGAGCCTGGACGCGGAGCGGACGGCGTGCTGGCGCGCCTACATCGAGTCGAGCCAGCGGCTGTTCACCCAACTGGAGGACGACCTGCGCGCGGACAGCGAGCTGAGCTTCGCCGACTACCACGTGCTGGTGCTGCTCTCCGAGGCGCCCGGGCAGCGGCTGCGCATGGGCGAGCTGGCCGACCGGCTGGTGTTCTCCCCGAGCCGGCTGACCTACCAGATCACCACCATGCAGAAGCGCGGCCTGGTGGCCAAGGAGTCCTGCCCGGCGGACCGGCGCGGCAGCGAGGCCGTGCTCACCGCGGCCGGCCTGCTGGCCCTGCGCGAGGCCGCGCCGCATCACCTGCGCTCCGTGCGCGCCCACCTGATCGACGATCTCGACGACGCCGAGGTCGCCTGCCTCACCCGGGTCTTCGAGCGGCTCGGCCGGCGCCTGCGCGCCGACCGCGTCGCGTCGTCCACCCCGGCCGACAAGTAAGGAGCCCGCGATGCCCGCGATCAC is part of the Micromonospora sp. WMMD980 genome and encodes:
- a CDS encoding FAD-dependent oxidoreductase translates to MTADRAGVVVVGAGIAGVACATELVRAGIPVEVRERARVTGGRMASKRFDGRPADLGAAYFTVDDPDFAAVVADWQAAGLAREWTDTLVAYGPRGREQVSGPMRWAAPRGLRSLVEHLAAGVPVTHDRLVMTVEPGPRADGRTAEAVVLAMPGPQAALLLDPALAEATRAVAAQRWSSTLSAVLRFPSRRWPDFRGAFVNDHPVLSLVCDDGDRRGDGAPVLVAHTTPQFAAGHLLQPTGARAAIEQAVRDLLGLGEPAASTHVHRWTYARPAAVGEGGTYHLDRDGIGLAGDAYGRPRVQSAWRSGHDLGRALAARLAGS
- a CDS encoding DUF3072 domain-containing protein; the encoded protein is MADRANDNRNVNPDAAVKDPDDWVTGDEPPTAAQESYLHTLAQEAGEPVPDGLTKAEASRRIDELQAETGRGR
- a CDS encoding metallophosphoesterase; its protein translation is MELVIMADTHVPKRARDLPPPLWAAVEAADVVLHAGDWVDEALLDALEARSRRLVGVYGNNDGPALRARLPEVARVDLAGLRVAVVHETGPKTRREERCAAAYGDRDLLVFGHSHIPWDSVAAGGLRLLNPGSPTDRRAQPHATYLTARVAAGRLDRVELHRLPPR
- a CDS encoding SDR family oxidoreductase translates to MTGRLAGKTALITGSDSGIGQATAIEFGREGADVVVHYLHDHAGANHTRAEIEAAGSRAVVVQGDISVEHQVEAMFDEALAEFDRLDVLMNDAGVDASGIPVADLDTETWDRCIRTNLYGMFFCCRRFVRHRRDAGGGGKIINITSIHQEVARAGGADYDSSKGGMLELAKSLALEVAPMRMNVNNIGPGMVLTPFNQEAIDNPDYLHEQVQSIPWKRAAEPAEIAKLAVFLASADADYVTGSTYFMDGGLMQNQGQGA
- a CDS encoding general stress protein, which gives rise to MTRPSTPTAAWRPGMPGSDNLPSGPSGRPMPPSGDGHGPQAGSPTVTIGSYPDYPSAQRVVDYLADNRFPVERTSIIGTDLTLVETVMGRLTTGRAALLGAGTGAWFGLFIGLLFGIFTAGNWLAVILVGLVIGAIWGAVFGAVAHAMSGGQRDFTSASSLRAGQYAVTVDAELAEQARQMLGRMHLTPTGATAR
- a CDS encoding DUF1684 domain-containing protein, translating into MDDLDVVDWRERVAGLYLSDLDLGGFRTARDALFGSHPSSPVPAAERAGFTGLRWYPPDPAAVVEAPLRPASGGLSIDTGGPDGVVDYRRVAVAETPWGPLTLWWIDAYGGGLFVPLRDASCGDGSYGGGRYLTDTVKGTFGRGLTVLPGNRVRLDANYLYNPSCAYDDRWACPLAPPENRVDVPLRAGERAWHD
- a CDS encoding GNAT family N-acetyltransferase yields the protein MDEVKLTAPGLRLRAWHDDDAPAVLAALADPAIDRWNGQGVTDLARALDWVRWRADRSSGTRLSLAVTDDAGALLGAVSLNEIRGGNASIGYWTAAEARGRGVALRAVTVLTAWGFREHGLHRIELCHAVANPASCRVAERAGYALEGTLRESHVYGDGHRHDEHLHARLTTDP
- a CDS encoding MarR family transcriptional regulator encodes the protein MTESLDAERTACWRAYIESSQRLFTQLEDDLRADSELSFADYHVLVLLSEAPGQRLRMGELADRLVFSPSRLTYQITTMQKRGLVAKESCPADRRGSEAVLTAAGLLALREAAPHHLRSVRAHLIDDLDDAEVACLTRVFERLGRRLRADRVASSTPADK